Proteins co-encoded in one Arachis stenosperma cultivar V10309 chromosome 7, arast.V10309.gnm1.PFL2, whole genome shotgun sequence genomic window:
- the LOC130941878 gene encoding uncharacterized protein LOC130941878 yields the protein MARYYNDQYYFSEYFSFPLHLCFFMFILFFLLAFSWYINYESKFEDLFVQVKILLALVPLILLLIVHCLSSESFPIPLPEERESLHRAGGSPWGVALLLVFLFFMMAYQSSFHERWFPLVTR from the coding sequence ATGGCTAGATACTATAATGACCAATATTACTTCTCGGAATATTTCTCTTTCCCACTTCACCTATGCTTCTTCATGTTCATACTCTTCTTTCTGTTGGCCTTTTCTTGGTACATAAACTATGAGTCCAAGTTTGAGGACTTGTTTGTTCAGGTCAAGATCTTGCTAGCACTTGTTCCGCTAATCTTGTTGCTTATTGTACACTGCCTCTCCTCCGAGTCGTTTCCGATTCCTTTGCCGGAGGAGAGGGAGTCGTTGCACCGTGCCGGAGGGTCACCGTGGGGAGTGGCACTCTTGCTTGTGTTCCTCTTCTTCATGATGGCTTACCAGTCTTCTTTTCATGAACGCTGGTTCCCCTTGGTTACTAGATGA
- the LOC130939355 gene encoding uncharacterized protein LOC130939355, translating into MNPFLSPPPSATEPFQSFTQRRRTFRPSTSSQTAPANTIVAEPAPPAASFLASRRQHHPATHSIVSGLAETRIAAAIESSQIRSLQFRVQHSSSQSPTTPLTPTSSSVITELGSHVFYFNSLASAFNPSMT; encoded by the exons ATGAACCCCTTCCTCTCACCACCTCCCAGCGCCACCGAACCCTTCCAGTCTTTCACACAGCGCCGCCGAACCTTTCGTCCCAGCACCTCCTCGCAGACAGCACCAGCCAACACCATCGTCGCAGAGCCAGCACCACCCGCAGCATCGTTTCTGGCCTCGCGGAGACAGCACCACCCAGCCACCCACAGCATCGTTTCTGGCCTCGCGGAGACACGGATAGCAGCCGCCATCGAGTCAAGTCAGATAAGGAGCCTCCAATTTAG AGTTCAACACAGCAGCTCCCAGTCTCCCACCACACCACTGACCCCAACATCATCATCGGTGATAACG GAGTTGGGAAGTCATGTCTTCTACTTCAATTCACTGGCAAGTGCTTTCAACCCGTCCATGacttga